A window of the Capricornis sumatraensis isolate serow.1 chromosome 9, serow.2, whole genome shotgun sequence genome harbors these coding sequences:
- the SBNO2 gene encoding protein strawberry notch homolog 2 isoform X5, with product MFSGPIHMVDSSYLDDLSNASIFSSSVDSLSDIADTPDFPPADSLSQVPTIWDVSTGPSAHDKLFPPSGPFTGLEDPVSSLPSTPLLISYQAQSQPEEDDEAEEDEAEELGHAETYADYVPSKSKIGRQHPDRVVETSTLSSVPPPDITYTLALPSSDSGALSALQLEAITYACQQHEVLLPSGQRAGFLIGDGAGVGKGRTVAGVILENYLRGRKKALWFSVSNDLKYDAERDLRDIAAPGIAVHALSKIKYGDNTTSEGVLFATYSALIGESQAGGQHRTRIRQILEWCGEAFDGVIVFDECHKAKNASSTKMGKAVLDLQNKLPLARVVYASATGASEPRNMIYMSRLGIWGEGTPFRTFEEFLHAIEKRGVGAMEIVAMDMKVSGMYIARQLSFSGVTFRIEEIPLTPAFERIYNRAALLWAEALGVFQQAADWIGLESRKSLWGQFWSAHQRFFKYLCVAAKVHRLVELAQEELAQDKCVVIGLQSTGEARTREVLGEKEGQLDGFVSAAEGVFLSLIQKHFPSTKRRRERGAGSKRKRRPRGRGAKAPRLACEVAGVIRISDDSSTESDGGLDSDFHSSPESLLDDDVVIVDAIGLPADDRGPLCLPQRDLHGPGVLERVERLKQDLLAKVQALGRELPVNTLDELIDQLGGPECVAEMTGRKGRVVSRPDGTVAFESRAEQGLSIDHVNLREKERFMSGEKLVAIISEASSSGVSLQADRRVQNQRRRVHMTLELPWSADRAIQQFGRTHRSNQVSAPEYIFLISELAGERRFASIVAKRLESLGALTHGDRRATESRDLSKYNFENKYGARALSCVLTTILSQTESKVPLPQGYPGGDAAFFRDMKQGLLSVGIGGRESRSGCLDVEKDCSISKFLNRILGLEVHKQNALFQYFSDTFDHLIAADKREGKYDMGILDLAPGIDEIYEESQQVFLAPGHPQDGQVVFYKISVDRGLKWEEAYARSLELTGTHDGFYLSYKVRGNKPSCLLAQQNRGKLFTVYKPNIGRQSQLESLDSLSRRFHRVTAEEAREPWESSYTFSLTHCSHTTWNRHCRLVQEGKDCMQGLRLRHHYMLCGALLRVWGRIAAVMADVTSSSYLQIVRLKTKDKKKQVGIKIPEVCVRRVLQELQLMDDDVKRKQARTRGLLAPPPTPRPLALPFGPGEVLDLTYSPPAQAFPAPSPFTFPALGPGPGSQLLGAPDTPDTPADPVALLHQGCEINFKEVLEDMLRSLNTAPPAEPPGPLGPLGPLGAGAAGAPAGGAPERQSVIQFSPPFPNS from the exons ATGTTCTCAGGGCCCATCCACATGGTA GACTCCTCATACCTCGATGACCTCTCCAACGCTTCCATCTTCTCCTCGTCCGTGGACTCCCTCTCGGACATAGCTGACACACCCGACTTCCCACCCGCTGACAGCCTCAGCCAGGTGCCTACCATCTGGGACGTGAGCACTGGCCCCTCCGCCCACGACAAG cTGTTCCCGCCCAGTGGGCCATTTACAGGCCTCGAGGACCCTGTGTCCTCCCTCCCCAGCACCCCACTTCTCATCAGCTACCAG GCTCAGAGTCAGCCTGAGGAGGACGACGAGGCTGAGGAGGATGAGGCGGAGGAGCTGGGCCATGCGGAGACGTACGCTGACTATGTGCCATCCAAGT CCAAGATCGGGAGGCAGCACCCGGACCGTGTGGTGGAGACCAGCACGCTGTCCAGCGTCCCACCGCCAGACATCACCTACACCCTCGCCCTACCCTCCTCAGACAGCGGGGCCCTATCTGCCCTGCAGCTGGAGGCCATCACCTACGCCTGTCAG caACATGAGGTCCTGCTCCCCAGCGGGCAGCGCGCGGGCTTCCTCATCGGCGATGGCGCGGGTGTGGGTAAGGGCCGCACGGTGGCCGGCGTCATCCTGGAGAACTATCTGCGAGGCAGGAAGAAGGCCTTGTG GTTCAGCGTCTCCAATGATCTCAAGTACGACGCGGAGCGCGACCTCCGGGACATCGCTGCCCCCGGCATCGCGGTGCACGCACTGAGCAAG ATCAAGTACGGCGACAACACTACCTCAGAGGGCGTTCTCTTCGCCACCTACTCCGCCCTGATTGGTGAGAGCCAGGCGGGTGGGCAGCACCGCACGCGCATCCGGCAGATCCTGGAGTGGTGCGGGGAGGCCTTCGACGGCGTG ATTGTGTTCGACGAGTGCCACAAAGCCAAGAATGCAAGCTCCACCAAGATGGGCAAGGCCGTGCTAGACCTGCAGAACAAACTGCCCCTGGCCAGGGTGGTCTATGCCAGCGCCACAG GTGCTTCTGAGCCCCGGAACATGATCTACATGAGCCGCCTGGGCATCTGGGGTGAGGGCACGCCCTTCCGGACCTTCGAGGAATTTCTGCACGCCATCGAGAAGAG GGGTGTGGGCGCCATGGAGATTGTGGCCATGGACATGAAGGTCAGTGGCATGTACATCGCTCGCCAACTCAGCTTCTCTGGTGTCACCTTCCGCATTGAGGAGATCCCGCTGACCCCAGCCTTCGAGCGCATCTATAACCGGGCAGCCTTGCTG TGGGCCGAGGCCCTGGGCGTGTTCCAGCAGGCAGCCGATTGGATTGGCCTGGAGTCGCGCAAGTCCCTGTGGGGCCAGTTCTGGTCAGCCCATCAGCGATTCTTCAAGTACCTGTGTGTGGCCGCCAAGGTGCACCGGCTGGTGGAGCTGGCCCAGGAGGAGCTGGCGCAGGACAAg TGTGTGGTCatcgggctgcagtccacaggtgaGGCACGGACCCGAGAGGTGCTGGGCGAGAAGGAGGGACAGCTTGATGGCTTCGTGTCCGCCGCCGA AGGCGTCTTTTTGTCGCTAATTCAGAAGCACTTTCCTTCGACCAAGAGAAGGCGAGAGAGAGGAGCAGGCAGTAAGAGAAAGC GGCGGCCACGGGGCCGTGGGGCCAAGGCACCCAGACTGGCATGTGAGGTGGCAGGTGTGATCCGCATCAGTGACGACAGCAGCACGGAGTCGGACGGCGGCCTGGACAGTGACTTCCACTCCTCGCCCGAGTCCCTGTTGGACGACGATGTGGTCATCGTGGACGCCATCGGGCTCCCGGCCGATGACCGCG GCCCCTTGTGCCTCCCACAGCGGGACCTGCACGGCCCCGGTGTCCTGGAGCGGGTTGAGCGGCTGAAGCAGGACTTGCTGGCCAAGGTGCAGGCGCTGGGCCGGGAGCTGCCAGTCAACACCCTGGACGAGCTCATTGACCAGCTGGGGGGCCCAGAGTGTGTGGCTGAG ATGACCGGCAGGAAGGGCCGCGTAGTGTCCAGACCTGATGGGACAGTGGCGTTCGAGTCACGAGCGGAGCAGGGTCTCTCCATTGATCACGTGAACCTCAGGGAGAAGGAACGCTTCATGAGTGGGGAGAAG CTTGTGGCCATCATCTCAGAGGCCTCCAGCTCCGGCGTCTCCCTCCAAGCTGACCGCCGGGTCCAGAACCAGCGGCGCCGGGTGCACATGACGCTGGAGCTGCCCTGGAGCGCTGACCGAGCCATCCAGCAGTTTG GCCGGACCCACCGCTCCAACCAGGTCTCTGCGCCGGAGTACATCTTCCTTATTTCAGAGCTGGCGGGGGAGCGCAGGTTTGCTTCCATCGTGGCCAAGCGGCTGGAGAGCCTG GGGGCTCTGACCCATGGGGACCGCCGTGCCACTGAGTCCCGGGACCTGAGCAAGTACAACTTTGAGAACAAG TACGGTGCCCGggcgctcagctgtgtcctcaCCACCATCCTAAGCCAGACGGAGAGCAAAGTGCCACTGCCCCAGGGCTACCCCGGAGGGGATGCCGCCTTCTTCCGCG ACATGAAGCAGGGGCTGCTGTCAGTGGGCATTGGAGGGCGCGAGTCCCGGTCCGGCTGCCTGGACGTGGAGAAGG ACTGCTCCATCAGCAAGTTCCTGAACCGCATCCTGGGGTTGGAGGTGCACAAGCAGAATGCGCTTTTCCAGTACTTCTCCGACACGTTTGACCACCTTATTGCCGCCGACAAGAGGGAGGGCAAATACGACATGGGCATCCTGG ACCTGGCCCCTGGCATTGATGAGATCTACGAGGAGAGCCAGCAGGTGTTCCTGGCGCCTGGGCACCCGCAGGATGGACAGGTGGTCTTCTACAAG ATCAGTGTGGACCGTGGCCTGAAGTGGGAAGAGGCCTACGCCCGGTCACTGGAGCTGACGGGCACCCACGACGGCTTCTACCTCTCCTACAAG GTCCGCGGCAACAAGCCCAGCTGCCTGCTGGCCCAGCAGAACCGCGGCAAGCTCTTCACCGTGTACAAGCCCAACATAGGACGGCAGAGCCAGCTAGAGTCCTTGGATAGCCTGAGCCGGAGGTTCCACCGG GTGACAGCAGAGGAGGCCAGGGAGCCCTGGGAAAGCAGCTACACCTTCTCGTTGACGCACTGCAGCCACACCACATG GAACCGGCACTGCCGGCTGGTGCAGGAAGGCAAGGACTGCATGCAGGGCCTGCGGCTGCGCCACCACTACATGCTGTGCGGGGCCTTGCTGCGGGTGTGGGGCCGCATCGCCGCCGTCATGGCCGACGTCACCAGCAGCAGCTACCTGCAGATCGTGCGCCTCAAGACCAAGGACAAGAAGAAACAAGTCG GCATCAAGATCCCAGAGGTCTGCGTGCGCCGTGTCCTGCAGGAGCTGCAGCTGATGGATGACGACGTGAAGCGCAAGCAAGCACGCACTCGGGGTCTCCTCGCGCCGCCGCCCACCCCCCGCCCGCTTGCTCTGCCCTTCGGCCCCGGGGAGGTCCTGGACCTCACATATAGCCCACCGGCCCAGGCCTTCCCCGCGCCCTCACCCTTCACcttcccagccctgggccccGGCCCTGGCAGCCAGCTGCTGGGCGCCCCTGACACCCCCGACACCCCGGCTGACCCAGTGGCACTCCTGCACCAGGGCTGCGAAATCAACTTCAAGGAGGTGCTGGAGGACATGCTGCGCTCCCTCAACACCGCGCCGCCAGCCGAGCCACCCGGCCCTCTGGGCCCTCTGGGCCCTCTGGGTGCAGGGGCAGCGGGCGCACCGGCAGGTGGAGCACCAGAGCGGCAGAGCGTCATTCAGTTCAGCCCCCCCTTTCCCAACTCCTAG